The following proteins come from a genomic window of Oncorhynchus gorbuscha isolate QuinsamMale2020 ecotype Even-year unplaced genomic scaffold, OgorEven_v1.0 Un_scaffold_646, whole genome shotgun sequence:
- the LOC124019656 gene encoding zinc finger protein 26-like isoform X2 translates to MDGPLPLSSLRLLVPPLRLMSAVMWQVVGRRSLEHYGKLEDFVCLVTETVPELLTDRQRALLLLGLRAKMSQEWRVEDVTPELIQTHMDRIQSICLTKSSDKAFEDAKARLMAYTQRSPGDQWAFGQYFNAELESLVCVFLSRLEELLPVPDFKQAASWLDSVPGGVDECLQSIPHSDRLRSVLQSQTCCREHLINRDSSPSQTNLLSSLPVCLSNLMVYHPSADSDRESEPFPEERMDEERGEQQEKVCIKREDDEKSKVAELIGQDQESANRVAGEMETSNLGIMGFIVQSQSIMIIPQPGQHSLAVVSQSAPTLTLPVACRGQTAVNSPSGQSRPSPERNTVPVSSQKPQVSPGRYVCIIPESSDKPVECIRVENDTDSPTGESSSSKTLPSSVSHNPRRVAHKCPTCGKCFIYRSQVLRHLTTHSRGGRYKCAQCGVGFPTPWSLNDHKRSVCVNATFDCAQCGKRFASLREQYRHRLTHKTNTCFQCGAGFRTQLELTRHHKTHWAQPLHQCCLCGKRFRLLSSLTNHKQTHSSGGGFACTQCERVFSSAKERDAHRQMHRVPKLVCPVCGETFTSQAKLIKHQQTHPVPEGSEGQRYKCRYCEETFTGLTLMRIHQRSHLVDRPHQCDQCEKNFTTLGSLQSHLRTHSEEKPFLCAHCGKRFRTKDGMEGHLRIHTGEKPFHCSYCGKRFTALAGLNVHVRRHTGERPYVCEVCGKAWPSGGDLQKHMRCHTGERPYSCVDCGKTFSISCHLTEHMKTHSGQNQELVVKGITLILAMRPKEFDEVVHTILSLQAVWRKLLTSAIAFAKSLCKNFHNNTHRLPVIALMLVSIGSLNYL, encoded by the exons atggccccctccctctctcttctctgagaCTCCTGGTGCCACCGCTGCGTCTGATGTCTGCGGTCATGTGGCAGGTGGTGGGGCGGCGGAGTTTGGAGCATTATGGGAAGCTGGAGGACTTTGTGTGTTTGGTCACAGAGACAGTTCCAGAACTACTGACTGACAGGCAGAGAGCATTACTGCTTCTAGGCCTCAGagcaaag ATGTCCCAGGAGTGGAGAGTTGAGGATGTCACCCCAGAACTCATCCAGACTCACATGGACAGGATCCAGTCCATCTGTCTGacaaag TCCAGTGACAAGGCCTTTGAGGATGCCAAAGCCAGGCTCATGGCGTACACCCAGAGGAGTCCAGGAGATCAATGGGCT tttggTCAATACTTTAATGCAGAGCTGgagtctctggtgtgtgtgttcctctccagACTGGAGGAGCTGCTGCCAGTACCAGACTTTAAACAG GCTGCTTCCTGGCTTGACTCTGTCCCCGGTGGTGTGGATGAATGTCTGCAGTCTATCCCCCACAGTGACAGGCTGAGGTCTGTGCTGCAGAGCCAAACGTGCTGCCGGGAACACCTGATAAATAGAG ACTCCAGCCCATCCCAGACCAACCTCCTCAGCTCTCTACCTGTTTGTCTTTCAAATTTGATGGTGTACCATCCCTCTGCCGACTCTGACAGGGAGTCAGAACCCTTCCCTGAGGaaaggatggatgaagagagaggagaacaacaggAGAAGGTCTGCATCAAACGAGAGGACGACGAGAAATCGAAAGTAGCCGAGCTGATTGGTCAAGACCAGGAATCAGCCAATAGAGTGGCAGGGGAAATGGAAACGTCCAACCTAGGGATTATGGGTTTCATTGTTCAGAGCCAATCTATAATGATTATCCCCCAGCCGGGCCAGCACTCTCTTGCTGTCGTCTCCCAGTCTGCACCCACTCTCACCCTGCCTGTGGCCTGCAGGGGGCAGACTGCAGTCAACTCTCCCTCAGGACAGAGCAGGCCCTCGCCAGAGAGGAACACTGTTCCTGTGAGCAGCCAAAAGCCCCAGGTCTCACCGGGGAGGTATGTgtg CATCATCCCAGAGTCGTCTGATAAGCCTGTAGAATGTATTAGGGTGGAGAATGACACAG ACAGCCCCACGGGGGAGTCCTCGTCTTCCAAGACGCTCCCGTCTAGCGTATCCCACAATCCCCGGCGTGTTGCCCATAAGTGTCCGACGTGCGGGAAGTGTTTCATCTACCGTTCCCAGGTGCTGCGTCACCTGACCACACACTCGCGAGGCGGCCGCTACAAATGCGCCCAGTGTGGCGTTGGCTTCCCAACGCCCTGGAGCCTGAACGACCACAAGCGCTCTGTGTGTGTCAACGCCACCTTCGACTGCGCCCAGTGCGGGAAGCGGTTTGCGTCGCTCCGCGAGCAGTACCGCCACCGCCTCACCCACAAGACCAACACCTGTTTTCAATGTGGGGCGGGCTTTAGGACCCAGCTGGAACTGACCCGACACCACAAGACCCACTGGGCCCAGCCGCTGCATCAGTGCTGCCTGTGTGGCAAACGCTTCCGCCTCCTCTCCAGCCTGACCAATCACAAGCAGACTCACTCTTCCGGTGGCGGCTTCGCCTGCACCCAGTGCGAGCGTGTGTTCAGCTCGGCGAAGGAGCGCGACGCCCACCGGCAGATGCACCGCGTACCCAAACTCGTCTGTCCTGTTTGCGGCGAGACATTCACCTCGCAGGCCAAACTCATCAAACACCAGCAGACCCATCCGGTCCCAGAGGGGAGCGAGGGCCAGAGGTACAAGTGCCGTTACTGTGAGGAGACGTTTACAGGCCTGACCCTCATGAGGATCCACCAGAGAAGCCATCTTGTGGACAGACCTCATCAATGTGACCAGTGTGAGAAGAACTTCACTACTCTGGGGTCCCTCCAGTCCCACCTCAGAACCCACTCGGAGGAGAAGCCCTTTCTCTGCGCCCACTGCGGCAAGCGCTTCCGGACCAAAGACGGCATGGAGGGACACCTCCGGATCCACACGGGCGAGAAGCCCTTCCACTGCTCCTACTGCGGGAAACGCTTTACGGCGCTCGCCGGTTTGAACGTTCACGTGCGGCGGCACACGGGCGAGAGGCCGTACGTGTGTGAGGTGTGCGGAAAGGCGTGGCCCTCTGGTGGGGACTTGCAGAAACACATGCGCTGTCACACAGGAGAAAGACCTTACAGCTGTGTTGACTGTGGGAAGACATTCTCCATATCCTGTCACCTGACAGAACACATGAAGACACACTCAGGTCAGAACCAGGAGCTGGTAGTTAAAGGGATAACtctgattttggcaatgaggcccaaAGAGTTCGATGAAGTTGTGCATACCATTTTGTCTCTGCAAGCAGTTTggaggaagttgctaactagcgctaTTGCATTTGCTAAgtccctgtgtaagaatttccacaacaatacccatagacttccagtcattgcactaatgctagttagcattggctcgctaaactacctctaa